A portion of the Granulosicoccus antarcticus IMCC3135 genome contains these proteins:
- a CDS encoding ABC transporter substrate-binding protein has protein sequence MKNTTLLSAAIAASLFAGSAMAETKVIGVSIPAATHGWAGGMNFHAKQAIERLEAVYEDLDFVLATAPNAGKQVNDIEDMVATRGIDALVVLPFESDPLTPPIQAVAESGAWVTVVDRGLSVDGIEDLYVAGDNSGFGKVAGEFMVSNMPDGGDIVVFRGIPTTIDNERVDAFTAAIDGSGINVLDMQHGNWNRDDSFTVMEDFLSKYPKIDAVWASDDDMAIGILAAVEAAGRDDVQFVLGGAGMKEMIKRTADGDKMIPANVTYPPGMIATAIELTAVGMTSSSPVSGTFTIGSVLVTKENAMEFYYPDSPF, from the coding sequence GTGAAAAACACCACCTTGTTATCCGCAGCCATTGCTGCAAGCCTGTTCGCAGGTTCCGCGATGGCGGAAACCAAAGTCATCGGTGTATCGATTCCCGCAGCAACGCACGGTTGGGCGGGCGGCATGAACTTTCACGCCAAGCAAGCGATCGAACGTCTGGAAGCAGTGTACGAAGACTTGGACTTCGTATTGGCAACAGCGCCCAATGCGGGCAAGCAGGTCAACGATATCGAAGATATGGTTGCCACACGTGGTATTGATGCTCTCGTGGTTCTGCCCTTCGAATCCGACCCACTGACACCACCTATACAAGCTGTTGCAGAAAGTGGTGCCTGGGTTACCGTTGTTGATCGTGGTTTGTCAGTGGACGGTATTGAAGATCTCTATGTTGCCGGTGATAACTCGGGCTTTGGCAAGGTTGCGGGTGAGTTCATGGTTTCAAATATGCCTGATGGCGGTGATATCGTCGTTTTCCGTGGCATTCCTACCACGATCGATAACGAGCGCGTAGACGCCTTTACTGCCGCTATCGATGGCTCTGGTATCAATGTGCTGGACATGCAGCATGGCAACTGGAACCGTGACGACAGCTTCACTGTGATGGAAGACTTTTTGTCGAAATATCCGAAAATTGATGCTGTTTGGGCGTCTGACGACGATATGGCAATCGGCATACTGGCAGCCGTCGAAGCGGCAGGTCGTGACGATGTCCAGTTTGTTCTGGGTGGTGCCGGGATGAAGGAGATGATCAAGCGTACGGCTGACGGCGACAAAATGATTCCGGCCAATGTCACCTATCCACCTGGCATGATCGCTACCGCGATTGAACTGACAGCCGTGGGCATGACATCCAGTTCTCCGGTTTCAGGCACCTTCACCATCGGTTCTGTTCTGGTAACGAAAGAAAATGCGATGGAATTCTACTATCCCGATAGCCCGTTCTAA
- a CDS encoding ABC transporter permease, giving the protein MSDATTSHSSARFKLPSMAVIGPVLALIVLVAVGAMMNSNFLSAANITNVLARSAFIGIIAVGMTFVITAGGLDLSVGSMAAFIAGLMILVMNAALPSLGVGIPIILLGMVVALLAGIAAGLLNGFLITSLGIEAFIVTLGSMGIYRSLVTWLADGGTLSLDFSLRTFYRPVYFDGILGVSWPIIVFGLVVIIGQILMSRSVFGRHCAATGSSEHVAHYSNVNVNRTRLITYAALGMLVGIATIMYVPRLGSASSSTGVLWELEAIAAVIIGGTVLKGGFGRVWGTVIGVLILSLIDNILNLTDFVSPYLNGAIQGVIIILAVILQRESKAAT; this is encoded by the coding sequence GACTACTTCACATTCATCTGCCAGATTCAAATTGCCATCCATGGCTGTGATCGGCCCGGTTCTCGCACTGATTGTTCTGGTCGCAGTCGGTGCGATGATGAATTCGAATTTCCTCAGTGCTGCGAACATCACCAATGTACTCGCTCGCTCAGCATTCATCGGCATCATCGCCGTTGGCATGACATTCGTTATCACTGCAGGTGGGCTGGATTTGTCTGTGGGCTCCATGGCAGCCTTTATCGCAGGCTTGATGATCCTGGTCATGAATGCCGCCTTGCCCAGTCTGGGTGTGGGCATACCTATTATTCTGCTTGGCATGGTAGTCGCGCTACTGGCAGGCATTGCAGCGGGTCTGCTCAATGGTTTCCTGATTACCTCTCTGGGAATTGAGGCATTCATCGTTACGCTCGGTTCCATGGGGATTTATCGCAGTCTGGTCACGTGGCTGGCTGACGGTGGCACCTTGTCGCTGGATTTTTCGCTCCGAACCTTCTATCGACCGGTCTACTTCGATGGCATTCTGGGTGTGAGCTGGCCGATTATCGTCTTCGGATTAGTGGTCATCATTGGCCAGATCCTCATGTCTCGTTCGGTTTTCGGCCGTCATTGTGCGGCTACCGGTTCTAGTGAGCACGTGGCGCATTATTCCAACGTCAACGTCAATCGTACTCGACTGATCACGTATGCCGCATTGGGGATGCTGGTCGGTATTGCCACCATCATGTATGTGCCTCGCCTGGGTTCAGCTTCATCTTCCACCGGTGTCTTGTGGGAGCTTGAGGCCATTGCTGCGGTGATCATTGGCGGTACTGTGTTGAAAGGCGGCTTCGGTCGTGTGTGGGGCACCGTCATTGGTGTTCTAATCCTGAGTCTTATTGATAACATTCTGAACCTTACCGACTTCGTATCGCCCTACCTGAACGGTGCGATTCAGGGAGTCATCATTATTCTAGCTGTCATCCTTCAGCGCGAATCAAAAGCGGCCACCTAA